AAAAAGTACGGCGGGATTCTTCTAAATACTCGCAAAGGCAGATCTACGGGGCGTCCGCTAGATACAAAGCGAACGATTCACTTAGTTCTTCGATCGACCATGGCCACTGGAGATATGGCTTTTAATAAATCTAAAAATAAAAAGAAGGTGTTAGAGATTCTCGAGAAGTTTGCTCTCAAGTATGGCGTGAAGCTTGTCTATTACGGCATAAATGTGAATCATCTCCATCTTCAGATTCAACTTTCCAATCGCTATGGATACTATAAGTTTATTCGGGCGGTGACGGCGGCGATTGCGATGGCGGTGAGAGGGGTGAGTCGATGGAACAAGAGTTCTTCCAAAAAGAAGTTTTGGGATTATCGGCCGTTCACTCGTGTGGTGATGGGCTATAAGGATTCGGTGCGACTCAATGATTACCTCCAGATCAATCAGCTGGAGGGCTTTGGGGTGCAGAGACCTATTGCTCGGCAGATGGTGGCAGAACGTTGGAAGTACTCTCGGGAGAGTTGTTCGATGGATTGAACTCGCCCTCCTAGCCATAAGGGTTTACTTGCCAAACACGTAATGTCAATAAACCCGTGATTTCACGGAACAACCGATAAAGGGATTTTGTGGCGATTCGCTTTTTTTAGAATGGCGAATTTCAATTCAGTGTTGTCAGTCGGGTCCCGCGCAATTAATGTGATCAGGTCATCATGGTTTCCAAGCATGAGCTTAAATCCCTCTGGAAGTAGATCTTTTCTCATCTTCATTGGAAAAGTCGGGAATATTTTACATAACTACAAACTCCTGCGGGGACTACTTGGCTGATGGCGATCGCAGTATTATCTCGTTAATGAAAAAGGGGACTATTATGAAAAAGCTATTCACGGTTTTATGTTTTCTCTCACTCCATCAATCGGTTATCGCCAGCAGCTCAGAGATGCAGACAGTCATCAACGATCAGTCCGGTAGTTTTTCTGTGGGAGCTTTACCTAAGGGCTTCACCTCCAAGGAGCTTCTCGTTGGATCAAATGGGACTGAAACTGTTCCTGTCCTAGGTGATGAGTTTGTGAAAACGTTCAACGATCTGCAAGAGAAAGAGAAACTGAATTGGATCGATTATGTCACCTCAGCGCCATGGGAGTTTTTCGAATGTCCCGAAAGTGATTCAGGTAATCATTTTGACTTCGCCAAAGAGTGCTACAGTAAATATAAAGATGAGCTCGACGTCATTGCTCTGAACCCCGAGAAGTACATGGGGATACCTATCCTCGAGCTCGATCGTCTTCATGCTATTTACAAAGGCGAAACTCTTGTGGGTTATGTCTTTGAATACTTGAACCATGTTGAGGCCTCGATCATTCAGGATGGGGCTGGAGTCGTCATCTATGTGGATGCCGATATGAATGTTCTCCGGGTTGTTGACTGGCAATCTTAATTCGACAGAGCCCTACAAAACGGAATACGTAATTTTCCGACGGTTGTCTTGATCAAGAAAATCAAAATCTAAGCTGAGCTTTTTCCAATAGATGGGGATTTGGTCGATGGGGATACGCTCAGCCCATTCGATAAAGATCAGTCCCTTTTCGTTTTCGAACAACTCCCAAAAACCAGTGGACTCGATATCTGAGGGGTCTTCCAGTCGGTAGAGATCGACGTGGGAGACGTGGAGAGTTTTCGTGTCGTACTCGTTGATGATGGAAAAGGTAGGTGAGTCGGCCATCTGTCCGCCGAGGAATTTGACGCAGGTTTTGACGAACTGAGTTTTGCCAGCGCCGAGGGGGCCGTTCATTAAAACTACGGTGCGAGCGCCACAGGCGTTGAGAAAACGACGGCAATAGGCAGGGAGTTCGATCAGCGCAACGGCTTCCGCTTTTCCAGATTCCATGGAGCTATCCTAAACTTTTCTCGATAAACTTGGCGAGCTCTTCGGCGTATTGCCCGATCATCTTACGTTCGGGTCCTTCCACTAAAATTCTTAAAACGTTTTCGGTTCCTGAGTACCGAATGAAAATTCGTCCTTTGCCTTTGAGCTGCGCTTCCATTTTGGTGACAAGCTCATCGTAACCAGGAATCGTCTCAAGCTCTTTGCGATTTTTGACTTTAACGTTGATCAGAACCTGTGGAACATCTTCCATCAATTTATTCAGTTCGCTTAATTTTTTATTTTGCTCTTTCATCACTGCGAGCACGTTGAGTGCCGCCACGCAGCCGTCTCCCGTGGTCGTGTGATCGAGAAACACGATGTGCCCGGACTGCTCTCCACCTAAGACATAGCCCCCTTTGCGCATCTCTTCGACGACATATTTATCACCGACATTTGTGCGCAGCACTTCGATTCCATGGGAGTTTAAGAGTTTGTCGAGACCAAAATTACTCATTTGGGTGGCGACAATTTTATTTTGTGTGAGTTTATTTTTCTTTTTAAGGTGAAGCGCGCAAATGGCAAGAATATGATCTCCGTTGACGATTTCGCCGGTCTCGTCGGCGAGGATCACACGATCGGCATCACCGTCGAGACTCACTCCGAGGTCGGCCCGATATTGCAGAACTTGTTCGGCCATCTTTTCGGGATACAGTGCTCCGGCTTTGTCATTCACATTAAATCCGTTTGGCTTGTCTCCGAGAATAATCACTTCGGCGCCAAGTTCTTCAAAAACTGCGGGAGCCACTTTGTAGGACGCTCCGTTCGCGCAATCGAGAACCACACGCATGCCTTCGAGAGTATATTCCAAAGGAAACGAGTTTTTAATATGAACGATGTATCTTCCCATGGCATCGTCGATTCGCTTCGTGCGACCCAGCTGAGTCGAATCGGAGAGTAATGCATTGAGATCTTCGCCGAGAACCATGCTTTCGATCTTCTTCTCGATATCTTCTGAAATTTTATAACCGTCGGGGCCGAAGATTTTGATGCCGTTGTCATAATACGGATTGTGAGAGGCCGAAATCACGATTCCTGCATCCGCACGCATGTCGCGTGTCAAGAAGCCAATCCCAGGGGTCGGCAGAGGGCCGATCAGTTTGACGTGAACACCCATCGAATTCAATCCGCTGGTTAAAGCGAGCTCCACCATATATCCCGACAAACGAGTGTCCTTTCCAATCACGACTTTAGGTTCACGATTGCGAGGAGGATTGCTGCGGATGAGATAACCTAATGCCTGCCCCACGCGCATAATAATGTCGGGAGTCATGGGGTAAGTGTTTGCAGTGGCGCGAATACCGTCAGTACCGAATAGACTTTTTTGCATAGGGTTAACCTCTAAATTTGCAATCGTGACCACTTCAAGATAGCACAAGCTATGATCCAAAAAAATAACAAAACAGTCTATTTAACCGTCCTCGTGGCCGCTCTTGGTTATTTTGTGGACATTTACGACTTGTTGCTTTTTAGCATCGTTCGCGTCGCGAGTCTTAAAGACATCGGAGTGCCCGAAGAGGAGCTTCTCACGCAGGGAGTGTTTCTCATCAACGTGCAAATGTTGGGTCTTCTCCTCGGTGGGATTTTTTGGGGCGTCTTGGGAGATTTGCGGGGGCGACTCTCGGTTCTCTTTGGATCGATCTTCTTATATTCTGTGGCCAACTTTTTAAATGGTTTTGTGGACAGCGTGACGAGTTACGCGGTTTTGCGATTTATTGCCGGGGTGGGCTTAGCCGGGGAGTTAGGTGCGGGAATCACCCTCGTTGCGGAAATACTTCCCAAAGAGCGTCGCGGATTAGGGACGACAGTTGTGGCGAGTGTGGGGATTTTGGGCGCCGTTGTGGGTGGTGTAGTGGCCGACTTTACCCATTGGCGAACGGCCTACATGATTGGTGGCGGCCTTGGATTTTGTCTTTTAGCACTACGTATCGGCATCGCTGAGTCGGATATGTTTGATAGTATTAAAGGAACGGCAAAAAATCGCGGTAACTTTTTGCTTCTTTTTATGAACGGAAAGAATTTTTTAAAATACGTCAGTTGTATTCTGATCGGTGTTCCGATCTGGTATGTGATTGGTGTACTGATTACTTTCTCCCCCGAAATTAGCCAGAAGATGAATATGATGGAGTTTGTGTCGGCAGGCAAAGCCGTCATGTGGTCCTATTTGGGTTTATCTTTAGGTGATCTCAGTAGCGGTCTACTCAGTCAACATTTAAAAAGTCGAAAGCGGGCGGTGCTGAGCTTCCTCGCCTTTACCGTTCTCACAACAACGTTCTACCTCAATTTAAAATCCCCATCGCTGAGCTTTTTTTATTTTGTTTGCGCGCTTCTCGGATTTGCCACGGGTTATTGGGCGGTGTTTGTGACCATAGCGGCTGAACAGTTTGGAACGAACTTGCGCTCCACCGTTGCGACGACGGTTCCAAACTTTGTGCGAGGTTCAGTGATTCCGCTCACTCTGTGTTTTAATTATTTAGCTCAATCTCGCGGTGTGATCGCCAGTGCCGCACTGGTGGGGTTGGGATGTTTTACGCTTTCGGCACTCGCTCTCTGGAGGATGGAAGAGAGCTTTCATAAAGATCTCAATTACCTTGAGTAGAGTGAAAATAATCCTCGACCAGTTCTTTTAAATAAGATCTGAGTAAGCTGGCATCGTCACCACAAAGATCTACCGGGGTCACGCAACCGTTTTCGGCTTGACCTAAGCTCACCGTCTCCTGGGCGTTGTGAAGGTCCGCATAGGCTAAGCGAAATTCCATGGTGCAGATCGTTTCGGGCGAAAGCGATTTATTTAAGGGTTTGCACACACTCGCTTGTTTAAATAGATCCTCCAGATTTTGCGACTGTAGGTCTTTGAGAGGGAGAGTTGGTCCCAGTCCATCATTATTCACATCGAGCGCTCGGTAAGTTTTTTGGAGTAAAGAGACCTCGATCGAATGAACTTGTCGATACTGCGGATGAGTGATGAGTTCGGGATTATTAATAAAAGGCTCCATATGAACGGTGACTTTGTT
This portion of the Bdellovibrionales bacterium genome encodes:
- a CDS encoding transposase, whose translation is KKYGGILLNTRKGRSTGRPLDTKRTIHLVLRSTMATGDMAFNKSKNKKKVLEILEKFALKYGVKLVYYGINVNHLHLQIQLSNRYGYYKFIRAVTAAIAMAVRGVSRWNKSSSKKKFWDYRPFTRVVMGYKDSVRLNDYLQINQLEGFGVQRPIARQMVAERWKYSRESCSMD
- the tsaE gene encoding tRNA (adenosine(37)-N6)-threonylcarbamoyltransferase complex ATPase subunit type 1 TsaE, whose product is MESGKAEAVALIELPAYCRRFLNACGARTVVLMNGPLGAGKTQFVKTCVKFLGGQMADSPTFSIINEYDTKTLHVSHVDLYRLEDPSDIESTGFWELFENEKGLIFIEWAERIPIDQIPIYWKKLSLDFDFLDQDNRRKITYSVL
- the glmM gene encoding phosphoglucosamine mutase, coding for MQKSLFGTDGIRATANTYPMTPDIIMRVGQALGYLIRSNPPRNREPKVVIGKDTRLSGYMVELALTSGLNSMGVHVKLIGPLPTPGIGFLTRDMRADAGIVISASHNPYYDNGIKIFGPDGYKISEDIEKKIESMVLGEDLNALLSDSTQLGRTKRIDDAMGRYIVHIKNSFPLEYTLEGMRVVLDCANGASYKVAPAVFEELGAEVIILGDKPNGFNVNDKAGALYPEKMAEQVLQYRADLGVSLDGDADRVILADETGEIVNGDHILAICALHLKKKNKLTQNKIVATQMSNFGLDKLLNSHGIEVLRTNVGDKYVVEEMRKGGYVLGGEQSGHIVFLDHTTTGDGCVAALNVLAVMKEQNKKLSELNKLMEDVPQVLINVKVKNRKELETIPGYDELVTKMEAQLKGKGRIFIRYSGTENVLRILVEGPERKMIGQYAEELAKFIEKSLG
- a CDS encoding MFS transporter, with product MIQKNNKTVYLTVLVAALGYFVDIYDLLLFSIVRVASLKDIGVPEEELLTQGVFLINVQMLGLLLGGIFWGVLGDLRGRLSVLFGSIFLYSVANFLNGFVDSVTSYAVLRFIAGVGLAGELGAGITLVAEILPKERRGLGTTVVASVGILGAVVGGVVADFTHWRTAYMIGGGLGFCLLALRIGIAESDMFDSIKGTAKNRGNFLLLFMNGKNFLKYVSCILIGVPIWYVIGVLITFSPEISQKMNMMEFVSAGKAVMWSYLGLSLGDLSSGLLSQHLKSRKRAVLSFLAFTVLTTTFYLNLKSPSLSFFYFVCALLGFATGYWAVFVTIAAEQFGTNLRSTVATTVPNFVRGSVIPLTLCFNYLAQSRGVIASAALVGLGCFTLSALALWRMEESFHKDLNYLE